From the genome of Colletotrichum higginsianum IMI 349063 chromosome 4, whole genome shotgun sequence, one region includes:
- a CDS encoding Platelet-activating factor acetylhydrolase, with protein MVSGEKKASTEDRKRRSATHPPKTIRERFLHSLPFYTGPYGVGFLEIEAPVSQPRVVSDLRRDNVPLLRLDTVLFAVYYPCALKTKTDDHAAPEHDCKGKEGGNRNKSQPSRVGWLPRPRVLTCKGYAKFFSVPNLPVTAYIAATSMFTKLPALRNAKLAGHWPEEMLGDEGPTGRTARNEESSSGTSPTFPVIIFSHGLGGSRMSYSSICGELASYGFVVVAVEHRDGSGARTYVNLPENREVSDSDSSAAQAYVKSFSAQKIKNRKKGKQSDRHYCVDYLFPKDNAQDTAPHNARGVDTELRTAQIEMRMAEMEEAYRILGRINSGRGHEVEATNLRRKGNVASSSQGLTGIMWEDWKGRMFLDNVTVMGHSFGGATTVETLRTESFAWVGQGIILDAWGPATPRAGDDARHRVRKPLLSIGSEAFMHWQDNFDRLVDICNEARAEDAPAWMMTIRGSTHLSQTDFAILYSTWTDLLMKTLVNPLRAIYLTISPSLEFLKMMLPPEQTKYNTWADEKILKTAKSPSEPLAVVTHDHRPDDRWIAVRLRVDNEATLRAKGWLRHTRRVLLRKGEGSGMPPSELINWGEGNEVWMHVSPARESGP; from the coding sequence ATGGTgtcgggagagaaaaaggCCTCGACCGAGGACAGGAAACGACGATCGGCGACGCACCCGCCTAAGACCATTAGGGAACGCTTCCTCCACTCGCTGCCGTTCTACACGGGTCCCTATGGCGTGGGGTTCCTCGAGATCGAGGCGCCCGTCAGCCAGCCGCGTGTGGTTTCCGACCTCAGGCGCGACAACGTGCCGCTGCTCAGGCTCGACACCGTCTTGTTCGCCGTCTACTACCCGTGCGCCCTCAAGACCAAGACGGACGACCACGCTGCCCCCGAGCACGACTGCAAGGGGAAGGAAGGCGGGAACAGGAACAAGTCTCAGCCCTCGCGGGTCGGATGGCTCCCGCGCCCGCGCGTCCTCACCTGCAAGGGCTACGCCAAGTTCTTCAGCGTCCCGAACCTGCCGGTGACGGCCTATATCGCTGCCACTTCCATGTTTACCAAGCTCCCGGCGTTGCGTAATGCCAAGCTCGCAGGACACTGGCCGGAAGAAAtgctgggcgacgaggggccCACTGGACGGACGGCACGGAACGAGGAGTCGAGCTCCGGCACGAGCCCGACGTTCcccgtcatcatcttcagCCACGGTCTTGGGGGCTCCAGGATGAGCTACAGCTCCATCTGCGGCGAGCTGGCGAGCTACGgtttcgtcgtcgtggcgGTGGAGCACCGGGACGGGAGCGGCGCCAGAACCTATGTTAACCTGCCCGAGAATCGCGAGGTGTCCGACAGCGATTCGTCGGCGGCTCAGGCGTACGTCAAGAGCTTCAGCGCCCAGAAAATCAAGAACAGGAAAAAGGGCAAGCAGAGCGATCGGCACTACTGCGTTGACTATCTCTTCCCCAAGGACAACGCCCAGGATACGGCGCCCCACAACGCCCGTGGCGTCGACACGGAATTGAGAACGGCCCAGATCGAGATGAGAATGgcggagatggaggaggccTACCGCATTCTCGGGCGCATCAATAGCGGCCGGGGGCACGAGGTGGAAGCTACAAATTTGAGGAGGAAGGGCAACGTCGCCTCCAGCTCCCAGGGCCTCACGGGGATCATGTGGGAGGACTGGAAGGGCAGGATGTTTCTCGACAACGTGACCGTCATGGGCCATTCGTTCGGCGGGGCAACGACGGTCGAAACCCTGCGAACGGAATCGTTCGCCTGGGTCGGCCAGGGCATCATCCTCGACGCTTGGGGCCCTGCCACGCCTCGGGCCGGAGACGACGCCCGACACCGCGTCAGAAAACCACTATTGTCGATCGGATCCGAAGCCTTTATGCACTGGCAGGACAACTTTGATAGGCTCGTCGACATCTGCAAcgaggcgagggcggaggACGCGCCCGCCTGGATGATGACTATTCGTGGATCGACGCATCTCTCGCAGACCGACTTCGCCATCCTGTATTCGACATGGACAGACTTGTTGATGAAGACGCTGGTCAATCCCCTTAGGGCCATCTACCTCACGATCTCGCCTTCGCTCGAGTTCCTCAAGATGATGTTGCCGCCGGAGCAGACAAAGTACAACACGTGGGCCGACGAAAAGATTCTCAAAACGGCCAAGTCGCCTTCAGAACCGCTCGCCGTAGTGACGCACGATCACCGCCCTGACGATCGATGGATCGCCGTCCGTCTCAGAGTGGACAACGAGGCTACCCTAAGGGCGAAGGGCTGGCTCCGGCACACGCGCCGAGTATTGCTcaggaagggggaaggaTCAGGCATGCCGCCGTCGGAGCTGATCAACTGGGGCGAGGGCAACGAGGTTTGGATGCATGTGAGCCCGGCCCGTGAGTCCGGCCCGTGA
- a CDS encoding Fungal specific transcription factor, with the protein MEQSPEAQQQHSPTDGQPANRGSDALPRPRPLACTPCRRRKMRPQNANLLQLREVWLGMRLARRPSLFRTPSETVSHPCPVFRLALNLTLTLAPPILFTEEMELYEDVVSRLAQMEKLVEELQTTKPDQGATPPPPQLQHANSHDAAASLSPLATTTSSSNPHSPLSRRKASSASPSSANHDSYPSPPSATSSTGARLYYTGAPDDSTVFAAGNEPEPSSKERKRDRQRNALQPKALALHHQPYLAHEDLNHPLPPNHVIMDCVNEFFVTMNAGIRTFQEHEVRAALRSYFQGQPPADPGWRMAVNVMIAHTLRKRNGMRNKEEYQKYIYNALGMVPNIILRTPSPMTIGALLSTVLYFSFTSENHIAMTLMGLTVQLLLMAGYHRLEPDLVHANPQNLDPVNHLHRRRLFWQAYIIDHDLMLRIGKPPLISDDFLLDLPEEHPADGYSMYYYPGDVTLNFFLQQVRLAQIQGRIASSLYHRTGVPPAELEAEIRRLDGELQEWRESIPPMIRADNVDALLDGDYYRMVSLTTLHFTYFQLVVAIHSAAFRLPMLEDQEGTEAADIGPSLALCVSASRAAISLLNYHQIEHPYTPYLLYQIAWSVDILFVNILQNKTNPRARRDLDLIRTVISFFEKYDPGHQTVVSYQIIKVIADVAASVLANTPTLPPHMLPVSRGPSAVVQQPQTPIQNIPLDTLSPPIGGPGSARSGSVNSGTGDVLGSMTSLSMSDTQQQQRQTQQQGFMDISAGLTQPNEGQFFTGFMDMAADWRLPMDYQPELWQYDTDTRFSG; encoded by the exons ATGGAGCAAAGCCCCGAAGCCCAGCAGCAACATTCGCCAACAGACGGACAACCGGCAAACCGCGGCTCCGACGCACTCCCGAGACCGCGTCCTTTGGCCTGCActccatgccgccgccgcaag ATGCGACCACAAAACGCCAATCTGCTCCAATTGCGTGAGGTATGGCTTGGAATGCGCCTGGCCCGAAGGCCGTCGCTCTTCAGGACGCCGTCAGAGACCGTGAGTCACCCTTGTCCTGTCTTCAGACTCGCTCTCAacctcaccctcaccctcgcccCGCCAATCTTATTTACCGAAGAGATGGA ACTCTACGAAGATGTAGTTTCGAGACTGGCCCAGATGGAGAAGCTGGTGGAGGAGCTCCAAACCACAAAACCTGACCAGGGCGCCACGCCTCCACCACCGCAACTACAACATGCCAATTcccacgacgccgccgcaagCCTCTCGCCCCTGGCCaccacgacgtcgtcctcgaaTCCTCACTCTCCCTTATCGAGACGGAAGGCGAGCAGCGCAAGTCCTTCGTCCGCTAACCATGACTCCTatccttcgccgccctccgctACCTCGTCGACCGGCGCGAGGCTGTACTATACCGGCGCTCCTGATGACAGCACCGTCTTCGCAGCAGGTAATGAGCCAGAGCCCTCGTctaaagaaagaaagagagatagGCAGAGGAA TGCCTTGCAGCCAAAGGCCCTGGCCCTGCACCATCAGCCGTACCTGGCACACGAGGACCTGAACCACCCTCTGCCTCCTAACCATGTCATCATGGACTGCGTGAACG AGTTCTTTGTGACAATGAACGCCGGCATACGTACCTTCCAGGAGCATGAGGTGCGAGCCGCCCTCCGATCTTACTTCCAAGGGCAGCCTCCCGCCGACCCAGGGTGGCGTATGGCTGTTAATGTTATGATCGCCCACACACTCCGCAAAAGAAATGGCATGCGGAACAAGGAAGAGTACCAAAAATATATTTACAACGCCCTCGGCATGGTCCCGAACATTATTCTGCGTACACCCTCTCCCATGACGATAGGGGCACTGTTGTCGACG GTCCTCTACTTCAGCTTCACCTCTGAAAACCACATCGCCATGACCCTCATGGGCCTCACCGTGCAGCTTCTCCTGATGGCGGGCTACCACCGCCTTGAGCCCGATCTGGTTCACGCAAACCCGCAGAACTTGGACCCCGTGAAtcacctccaccgccgccgcctcttctGGCAGGCCTACATCATCGACCACGACCTTATGTTACGCATCGGCAAGCCCCCACTGATCAGCGATGACTTCCTTCTCGACCTGCCTGAGGAGCACCCAGCCGACGGGTACAGCATGTACTACTACCCCGGTGATGTGACACTCAACTTCTTCCTCCAGCAGGTCCGCCTCGCTCAGATCCAAGGCCGTATCGCCTCGTCGCTGTATCACCGCACCGGTGTGCCcccggccgagctcgaggccgagataCGCCGCCTAGACGGCGAACTGCAGGAGTGGCGCGAGAGCATCCCCCCGATGATCCGCGCCGACAATGTCGACGCTCTGCTGGACGGCGACTATTACAGGATGGTATCCCTGACGACGCTGCATTTCACATACTTCCAGCTCGTCGTGGCCATCCACTCCGCCGCCTTCCGGCTGCCCATGCTAGAAGATCAGGAGGGTACCGAGGCCGCGGACATAGGACCCAGTCTCGCACTGTGCGTGAGTGCGTCACGTGCCGCCATCTCGCTCTTGAACTACCATCAAATCGAACACCCATATACGCC ATATCTTCTCTACCAAATCGCCTGGAGCGTAGATATCCTCTTTGTCAACATTCTCCAGAACAAGACGAACCCCCGCGCGCGTCGTGACCTTGACCTCATCCGCACAGTTATATCCTTCTTTGAGAAGTACGACCCGGGCCACCAGACTGTTGTCTCGTACCAGATCATCAAGgtcatcgccgacgtcgccgcctccgttCTCGCAAACACTCCGACTCTGCCGCCACACATGCTCCCCGTCTCGCGCGGGCCCTCTGCCGTCGTCCAACAACCCCAAACACCCATTCAAAATATTCCTCTGGACACCCTCTCGCCCCCAATAGGAGGgcccgggtcggcccgcAGCGGCAGCGTCAACAGCGGCACCGGCGACGTCTTGGGCTCCATGACGAGCCTCTCCATGTCTGAcacgcagcagcagcaacggcaaaCTCAGCAGCAAGGGTTCATGGACATCTCGGCGGGGCTGACGCAGCCCAACGAGGGCCAATTCTTCACCGGCTTCATGGATATGGCCGCCGACTGGCGGCTGCCAATGGACTACCAGCCGGAGCTGTGGCAGTACGACACGGATACTCGATTTTCTGGCTAG
- a CDS encoding Major facilitator superfamily transporter, translating to MPHTRFAEEPPQVINDADLQVANEKLEPQNDGTLNGDASTSEQTSSKELERDVNHLDRQADGLANGSGAKLEKLGTYDKYEITEDDCYDELGFSFPKWKKWYILTIIFWVQVSMNFNTSLYSNAIAGISDEFSVSAQAGRCGAMIFLVLYAFGCELWAPWSEEFGRWPVLQLSLLLVNIWQLPVALAPNFASIMVGRALGGLSSAGGSVTLGMIADMFESDKQQYAVAYVVFSSVGGSVLGPIVGGFTEAYLHWRWSIWVQLIFGVAVQALHFFTVPETRTTIMMNRIAKRRRKEGNPNIWGPDELVPFKDRFSAKEILSTWVRPFKMFLTEPIVLVLSLLSGFSDALIFMFIQSFVLVYGQWNFTTVQVGLAFIPIGIGYVLAWLLFIPAIKRNIKERRAKPNDDRAQYESRLWFLLYTAPCLPIGLIGFAWTIQGPPIHWIGSMVFAAIVGIANYAIYMATIDYMICAYGPYSASATGGNGWARDFLAGVLTVPATPFFTNIGADSGKNLEYACTILFCISFALVIAVYVIYWKGPALRARSPFAQKLAGARDDVGGRRVSYAPGDRQATAASGNDQPDRPVYQRSYSQQSRFFGENRVTPRGTPRGTPSASRANSFIGTGRLAAK from the exons ATGCCTCATACACGCTTCGCCGAGGAGCCGCCTCAGGTTATTAACGACGCCGATCTCCAGGTCGCCAACGAGAAGCTCGAACCCCAAAACGACGGGACCCTCAACGGCGACGCTAGCACCAGCGAGCAAACCTCGTCCAAGGAGCTTGAACGCGACGTCAATCACTTGGACCGACAAGCCGATGGTCTCGCCAACGGCAGTGGCGCCAAGCTGGAGAAGCTTGGAACATACGACAAGTACGAGATCACCGAGGACGACTGctacgacgagctcggcttcTCCTTTCCCAAGTGGAAAAAGTGGTATATCCTCACCATAATCTTCTGGGTTCAGGTGTCGATGAATTTCAACACCTCGCTTTACTCGAACGCCATCGCCGGTATCTCGGATGAATTCAGCGTCAGCGCTCAGGCGGGCCGCTGCGGCGCCATGATTTTCCTCGTCCTCTACGCCTTCGGCTGCGAACTATGGGCCCCGTGGTCTGAGGAGTTCGGTCGCTGGCCGGTGCTCCAGCTATCGCTGCTGCTCGTCAACATCTGGCAGCTTCCCGTCGCCCTGGCGCCCAACTTCGCCTCCATTATGGTCGGCCGCGCCCTGGGCGGTCTGTCGTCTGCTGGTGGCTCCGTCACCCTCGGTATGATTGCTGACATGTTCGAGTCCGACAAGCAGCAATACGCTGTCGCCTATGTCGTTTTCTCCTCGGTCGGCGGCTCTGTCCTCGGCCCCATCGTGGGCGGCTTCACCGAGGCGTACTTACACTGGAG ATGGTCGATCTGGGTTCAGCTCATTTTTGGGGTTGCTGTACAGGCACTCCACTTCTTCACCGTCCCCGAGACGCGCACCACCATCATGATGAACCGCATCGCCAAGCGTCGCAGAAAGGAGGGCAACCCCAACATATGGGGccccgacgagctcgtcccCTTCAAGGATCGCTTCTCCGCCAAGGAGATCCTGTCCACTTGGGTTCGCCCCTTCAAGATGTTCCTCACCGAGCCCATCGTGCTCGTGCTGTCGCTTCTCTCCGGTTTCTCCGACGCCCTCATTTTTATGTTCATCCAGTCCTTTGTTCTCGTCTACGGGCAATGGAACTTCACCACCGTTCAGGTCGGTCTCGCTTTCATCCCCATCGGCATTGGCTACGTCCTCGCCTGGCTCCTCTTCATCCCGGCCATCAAGCGAAACATCAAGGAGCGCCGGGCCAAGCCCAACGACGACAGAGCCCAGTACGAGTCCCGTCTCTGGTTCCTGTTGTACACCGCACCCTGCCTACCAATCGGCTTGATCGGTTTCGCCTGGACCATCCAAGGCCCGCCCATCCACTGGATTGGCTCCATGGTGTTTGCagccatcgtcggcatcgccaatTATGCAATCTACATGGCCACTATCGACTACATGATCTGCGCGTACGGGCCTTactccgcctcggcgaccgGGGGTAACGGCTGGGCCCGCGACTTCCTCGCTGGTGTCCTCACCGTCCCCGCAACGCCCTTCTTCACCAACATCGGAGCCGACAGCGGGAAGAACCTGGAGTACGCCTGTACGATTCTCTTCTGCATCTCTTTCGCCCTTGTTATCGCAGTCTACGTCATCTACTGGAAGGGTCCTGCCCTGCGTGCTCGCTCGCCATTCGCGCAGAAGCTGGCTGGCGCGAGAGACGATGTCGGTGGTCGTCGCGTGAGTTACGCCCCTGGAGACAGACAAGCCA ctgctgcttctgGAAACGACCAGCCCGACCGTCCGGTCTACCAACGATCTTACAGCCAGCAGTCCCGTTTCTTCGGCGAGAACCGTGTTACGCCCCGCGGCACACCCAGAGGTACACCGTCGGCTAGCAGAGCTAACAGCTTTATTGGCACCGGGCGTCTGGCGGCCAAGTAA
- a CDS encoding 3-hydroxymethyl-3-methylglutaryl-coenzyme a lyase produces MALEDMPGLEVAQATNILAIIDFTSGRTSSGWLKIGLAVRVAQDLQLMKEPSESLPPVEQEERRRCFWSVYLLDKLVSLGRDRHLAILDESCHVQLPCDEPMFRSGCYGRGEPVTLHQLLDWKTDNSVVQDGFRLAMMAGAILGRCTRTLFQDLGAEATPLWDSRSEFASIVSLLLLFESRLQLDGHPIEQVVAANRVGTGDVDHQVVGHVVFARTVYHSCFCLLYHPFLLHKQLQRLDCRPPPSFLQLASRTSYDHARSIVGLLHDAEAAGCHLGASFYAYSACLAGSTLSLHMHAEERTGGERSAEMLGATQESITMLDKMGRFWDHASKMHHQLVSFNANAHLLTSLLEPPPQAASSIGPEWEAVLWSMVDYGAMCRESTLAIPGPTLPVTSEPPLFSAFNLDTDGGLEAGPGANRMPEADEALMSFDTPSITYLLELASGGG; encoded by the exons ATGGCCTTAGAAGACATGCCCGGTCTCGAGGTCGCGCAAGCCACGAACATCCTCGCAATCATCGACTTCACCT CCGGTCGAACCAGTTCCGGATGGCTGAAAATaggcctcgccgtccgcgTAGCTCAAGACCTCCAACTCATGAAGGAGCCGAGCGAGTCGCTGCCCCCCGTGGAgcaggaggagaggaggcgGTGTTTCTGGTCCGTCTACCTACTAGACAAGCTCGTGTCTCTCGGTCGGGACCGGCACCTCGCCATCCTAGACGAGAGCTGCCACGTACAGCTGCCATGTGACGAGCCAATGTTCCGCTCTGGCTGCTACGGCCGCGGCGAGCCCGTGACGCTGCACCAGCTGCTCGACTGGAAGACGGACAACTCCGTCGTCCAGGACGGCTTCCGGCTGGCAATGATGGCCGGTGCTATCCTGGGCCGGTGCACCCGGACCCTCTTCCAGGACCTCGGAGCCGAGGCAACGCCGCTGTGGGACTCGCGATCCGAGTTCGCATCTATAGTCTCtctgctcctcctcttcgagTCCCGTCTCCAGCTGGACGGTCACCCCATCGAACAAGTAGTGGCCGCGAACCGGGTCGGCACAGGAGATGTGGATCACCAGGTCGTCGGCCATGTCGTTTTCGCTCGCACAGTCTACCACTCTTGCTTCTGTCTGCTGTACCATCCCTTCCTTCTGCATAAACAGTTGCAGAGACTCGACTGCCGGCCGCCCCCGAGCTTCCTTCAACTCGCCTCCCGGACAAGCTACGACCACGCTCGGAGCATCGTCGGCCTGTTGCATGACGCCGAGGCTGCGGGTTGCCACCTCGGGGCCTCTTTCTATGCGTACTCGGCGTGCCTGGCCGGAAGCACTCTCTCGCTCCACATGCACGCCGAGGAGCGCACCGGTGGCGAGCGTTCCGCCGAGATGTTGGGAGCCACTCAGGAGAGCATCACGATGCTCGACAAAATGGGTCGGTTCTGGGACCACGCGTCCAAAATG CACCATCAGCTGGTGTCCTTTAATGCCAACGCCCACCTTCTCACCTCCCTGCTCGAGCCACCACCGCAAGCAGCGTCGAGTATCGGCCCTGAGTGGGAGGCGGTGCTGTGGTCCATGGTCGATTACGGCGCAATGTGTCGCGAATCAACCTTGGCCATCCCCGGTCCGACTCTTCCCGTGACGTCGGAACCACCGCTATTCTCGGCCTTTAATCTAGACACGGACGGGGGGCTTGAAGCGGGTCCCGGTGCGAATCGAATGCCAGAGGCTGACGAAGCCCTGATGAGCTTTGACACTCCGAGCATTACGTATCTGCTTGAACTGGCGTCTGGAGGTGGCTGA
- a CDS encoding Fungal specific transcription factor domain-containing protein, whose protein sequence is MTLGDGKRSHLSPQMNPCRYPAFRLSTNLEPVSTKLQSRVEPPSSSCQCMLSNMNMADSMEPPATTSPAPAAMAIKRIRQACTTCRQKKVKCSGDRPRCVNCRRAMQRCQYEPYSVASASLSRNSAAALLGLTNDVISQMRF, encoded by the exons ATGACACTGGGGGACGGTAAGAGGTCCCATCTCTCCCCCCAGATGAACCCCTGTCGATACCCCGCATTCCGGCTCAGCACTAACCTAGAGCCTGTGTCCACCAAGCTTCAAAGTCGGGTTGAACCCCCATCGTCTTCGTGCCAGTGCATGCTCTCAAACATGAATATGGCGGACTCCATGGAACCACCAGCAACGAcgagcccggcgccggccgccatggccatcaaGCGCATCCGTCAGGCTTGCACGACCTGCCG CCAGAAGAAGGTCAAATGCTCCGGCGATCGGCCGCGATGCGTCAATTGCCGCCGGGCTATGCAGCGGTGTCAGTACGAGCCCTACTCGGTAGCCTCGGCCTCCCTCTCAAGGAACTCTGCGGCGGCGCTTCTGGGCCTTACAAACGATGTGATTTCCCAAATGAGGTTCTAA
- a CDS encoding 3-hydroxymethyl-3-methylglutaryl-CoA lyase, which produces MAVRIVEVGPRDGLQNIKTTIDASIKLELIQRLQRAGLNRIELTSVVSPKAVPQLADCREILSASVIADWLRSRPSLHLPVLVPNIKGLRVALEHGVKEVSVFVSASEGFSRANLNCSVEEGVQRAREVAREAIASGIAVRGWASQFLCFSTLFLVWFRADSNGFLDRYVSCIFADPVDGPTPSSAVYRAVHDLINMGCYEVSLGDTLGVGTAPDVRRLVDYLKSHGIDPETLAGHFHDTYGQALANVWTAYECGLRTFDSSVGGLGGCPFAPGAKGNVATEDILYLFRQAGIDTGVDLDQVVDIGVWISRVLSKPNDSRAGAALASKAAASSRTTTETTTASAVKVATEPETTLEWRTLRDTDNIRVCRAGTNGNIVLNAVRNGNTLTFPMISDITAAFQSFKDDPSISRIVLSANGKFFCTGMDLSQAARAVGRGDDASTKLYQALTGLFELVDSSPKVTIACINGPAFGGGIGLAFACDIRISISSATFTLSEVKLGLCPAVISRYVVREWGLGLSREAMLTARPVSARELKAMGAISLVAETSRELEITLRDLLLSLRHSSPRGSSMSKELVKLGWGHGGTSAQQEGISTLFESMMEAGSDAAYGIGEFQQRHRVDWDSVNKVPQAKL; this is translated from the coding sequence ATGGCCGTCCGCATTGTCGAGGTCGGTCCCCGCGATGGCCTCCAAAACATCAAAACAACAATCGACGCTTCAATAAAGCTGGAGTTGATCCAAAGACTGCAGAGGGCCGGCCTCAATCGAATCGAGCTCACGTCCGTGGTGTCCCCGAAAGCCGTCCCCCAGCTCGCAGACTGCCGCGAGATCCTTTCAGCATCCGTAATTGCCGACTGGCTGCGGTCGAGGCCTAGTCTGCATCTTCCCGTGCTCGTTCCGAATATCAAGGGACTCCGTGTCGCTCTCGAACACGGGGTCAAGGAGGTTTCCGTGTTTGTCAGTGCCTCGGAAGGGTTCAGCCGGGCCAACTTGAATTGCAGCGTCGAAGAGGGTGTACAACGTGCCCGGGAGGTGGCGCGCGAGGCTATTGCAAGCGGTATCGCCGTCAGAGGGTGGGCTTCCCAATTTCTGTGCTTCTCTACGCTCTTTCTTGTTTGGTTTCGAGCTGACAGCAACGGGTTCCTTGACAGATATGTCTCATGCATCTTCGCCGACCCAGTCGATGGCCCGACCCCTTCATCTGCGGTTTACCGCGCCGTACACGATTTAATAAATATGGGATGTTATGAAGTCAGTCTCGGGGACACCTTGGGTGTCGGAACTGCGCCGGACGTACGCAGGCTAGTTGATTACCTGAAGAGCCACGGCATCGATCCCGAAACTCTTGCTGGCCACTTCCACGACACATATGGCCAAGCTCTGGCCAATGTCTGGACGGCGTACGAGTGCGGTCTGCGGACTTTTGACAGCAGCGTCGGTGGCTTGGGGGGGTGTCCCTTCGCTCCCGGAGCGAAGGGCAACGTGGCCACAGAGGACATCCTGTACTTGTTCCGACAAGCCGGGATCGACACCGGCGTAGACCTTGATCAGGTGGTCGATATCGGTGTGTGGATCTCCCGAGTTCTGTCGAAACCAAACGACAGCCGAGCTGGAGCGGCTCTTGCCTCCAAAGCGGCCGCTtcatcgaggacgacgacggagacaACGACAGCATCGGCCGTGAAAGTCGCCACCGAACCGGAGACCACACTCGAATGGAGAACGTTGAGAGACACGGATAACATCCGTGTCTGCCGGGCTGGCACCAATGGCAACATTGTGCTCAATGCGGTACGAAATGGCAATACCCTCACGTTCCCAATGATATCGGACATCACCGCGGCGTTTCAGTCTTTCAAGGACGATCCGTCGATTTCCCGGATCGTCCTTAGCGCAAACGGGAAGTTCTTTTGCACCGGCATGGATCTAAGTCAGGCGGCGCGGGCAGTCGGCCGAGGTGACGACGCGAGCACAAAACTCTACCAGGCGCTGACCGGGCTATTCGAGCTCGTAGACAGCTCCCCAAAGGTCACGATTGCCTGCATCAACGGGCCGGCCTTTGGAGGCGGCATCGGGCTGGCTTTCGCATGCGACATCCGAATCTCAATCAGCTCGGCGACATTCACACTGTCCGAGGTCAAGCTGGGGCTCTGCCCTGCCGTGATTTCCAGGTACGTGGTTCGGGAATGGGGGTTGGGGCTCTCGAGGGAGGCGATGCTCACGGCGCGCCCGGTCTCGGCCCGGGAGCTGAAGGCCATGGGTGCGATTTCGCTGGTTGCCGAGACGTCCCGGGAGCTGGAGATCACACTGAGAGACCTGCTCCTGAGTCTTAGGCACTCGTCGCCGAGAGGTTCCAGCATGTCGAAAGAGTTGGTCAAGCTGGGCTGGGGCCACGGCGGGACGTCGGCGCAGCAGGAGGGAATCTCGACGCTTTTCGAGTCGATGATGGAAGCGGGGTCGGACGCCGCGTACGGGATTGGGGAGTTCCAACAGCGGCATAGAGTAGATTGGGATTCTGTGAATAAGGTTCCACAGGCAAAGCTCTAG